Genomic DNA from Mus musculus strain C57BL/6J chromosome 11, GRCm38.p6 C57BL/6J:
ATCTATGTCTAGGGAAGAGGAAAAACATTGCACTGTCCCGAACTTGTGACCTTGACATATCTTCTAGGAACCAAGGTGTTTGTGATGCCCAATGGGATGTTGAAAAGCAACCAGCAGCTTGTGGACATTATTGAGAAAGTAAAACCCGAGATTCGGCTGCTGATCGAGAAATGTAACACGGTGAGGCAGGGGTTCACTACCCAAAGAGTGGCACTAGAACTATGGAATGATGGGAGGGTTGGCAGGCTAAGGCCCTTGATTCCTTTGTCTTGGCATCAGTCCCCACCAGCAAGAATCATGTACTTCAAAGCTTAAGTAGGAAAGACCAAGGTCCTTCTACATATATTTTGTCTTCTCATACTCCAGGTCAAAATGTGGGTTCAGCTGTTGATTCCCAGAATAGAAGATGGGAACAACTTCGGGGTATCAATTCAGGTAGTGTGCCCACACTGCAAACTGGGAGCTCCTTCCCTGCTTTGTCTCTGCCCTCGGTCTGTGCTGCTGCTGTAGGCTGATGGGGAAGTAACTTGACTCTCCTGTTTACCACCCCAGGAGGAAACAGTTGCTGAACTAAGAACTGTGGAGAGTGAAGCCGCATCTTACCTGGACCAGATTTCTAGGTAGGGCAGCTTGGGCCGGATCCAGGAACTTGGGCTGGTGACATGGGAGGCTTGTTCAGGGTCTtttcagctgctttttttttttttttcttccagatatTATATTACAAGAGCCAAATTGGTTTCTAAAATAGCTAAATATCCCCATGTGGTAAGTAGGGTTTTGTGATCTGAGGTGGTGTGGCAAGGTAGAGAAGATTCTAGGAATAAGCTGTCTGGGCATTGGGGCTTTGGAAGACTAGCCTCCCTACTTCCCATACAGGAGGACTATCGCCGCACTGTCACAGAGATTGATGAGAAAGAATACATCAGCCTCCGGCTCATCATCTCAGAGCTGAGGAATCAGTATGTGAGTAAAGCCAGTTCCTGCCCAGAGTGTCCTGCTTCTCCTAGGCCTGTGGTAATAGGAGTTCAATGactgtgtggtgtctgcctgtaGTCTCTCTGGAGGCTGCACAGTAGGAAGCTGGCCCAGGGTACAGAGAGAGCTGTTCATCAGCATGGAGTAGAGAACATGAATCACTGAGGGAGTCTAGTTGGATGTGTCTGTTCTAGCCAGGTAGGAGCGATAATACCATACATGGATGCTTAAGCATGGGCCTTggagtcagagagatggctctgtaacCAAAGTACTCATGCAGTGAGTGACTGGATTGTTTGATTTATCTTATTTGTCCTtatacaaggtctcactgtgtatccctggctggcctgcaactcactatgTTGGTGACAGACTTACAGCTCCATGACTctgtctttcaagtgctgggataaacgatgtgtgccaccacacccaacctgattgtttttgtttttaattatgtctctgtgtgtcggTATGTGTACATTTGAGAGTGCAGGCACCGTGgtcactagaagagggcatcagattccctggagctgcagttagtGACAGTTGAGAgttgcctgacatgggtgctagcaACTCACTTGTGCTCTTCTGCAGTAAGAACTCTTGCTCCTGGCTGATGAGCCAGCTCTTCAGTCTGGAAACTGTGATCTTGATCTTGTTTAAGCTCAGACTtgacttcaatttttttctaaaatagagTTTGATTACTGAGTAAAAAACCTAGACTTTTAACATCAAGGCAGCATTATTAAAGGACTTTCTCGTACTTCTCAGTGTGATCAATGCTTGAGCCAGCTTAGGCGTGTAGGAGGTggtggtgccccccccccccccccagctgtgtTAAGTGATGAGAGTTGGGTAAGGTAAGCGATTGCTTGGAGCATCGCTCTCTTGGTGAGGTAGAGGTTGAACAGATGAGTGATCTCCTGATCCTTCCTGTCCTAGGTCACTCTCCATgacatgatcctgaaaaacattGAGAAGATCAAACGGCCCCGGAGCAGCAATGCAGAGACACTGTACtgaggccagggccagggccaggggaCTTTGTGAGTCTGGCTCAAGACCGACATTGCCTTGGTTTGTTACATGACTATCGTGATGGGAAAACTGGCTGGAAATAGTAATCACACCTCTCTGTTTTTAGTTAGAGTCTAATGAAACTCTCATCTAGTTCTGTGACGTGTTTACCTCTTTTTTCAGGCCTCAGGAACTCTTCTATCTCCTTCCCCAACACCCCCCACCCAGCCTGTCCTAATTTCTGGAGAACTCCAGGTTTGTGCAACATACTGGCACAAGCGtaattgtgggtttttgttttttcttcccttctctcccccttcccctgttttaggttttgtattttcttccttttgatgaTTAGTTGGTTAAAAGCTGGAGGAACTATAGGGAAAGTGTTAGGTGTCTTTTAGGAACAGGGGGAGTGGAGGTGGAAGGGACATCTCTTGTCACAAGGCTAGTGTCTCGTTTCTGTGGGACTTTGGGTCCTCCTTGCCTGCCCAGGTGATGCCTTAGGGCTTCCCACCTACATCCATCCCGCTCTGAGCCTGACTGTGGCGAGGGGTCCCCTAGACCTTCACCTGCATCCCTGCAGCTTCTTTGGATGTTTTTATAACTGGGGttttcacatacacatgtgtacacatgtaaacACGCATAGGGACATGCATACATGCTTCCTGCTCCATTATAGAACATACCTTCCTTCCTGCACCACCACTCCCTCAAGCCCTTCACATACAAACATCTCAGCAGGTGATAGTTGTCTTAGTCATCCACCCAGGCAAAAGTCCCAGGCCCACCCTCTTCTGATAATGTAGCAGTTGGTGCCAGGGTAAGCTGAAGGAGAACCGAGAGCCGAGCAGCAGAGGGCTCATGAAGGCCTTCCCTCTGTGGCTCAGGTTCTTTTTGGTGTTATGCAAAAGCTGGTCCTCTGGCCCGCACTTGTCTTCTCCTAGGCCAGCATGTGCGCTGGCTGGGGAGCGGCCGGCTGTGAGGTGCAGAGGCTGCTGCTCCTCGCTGTGCTTTCCCTTTGGGAAATGTTTCTCGTATTTATAGTATTGTGCTTCCAGGGAAAGCAGTAATtcatgtgtatacgtgtgtgtgtgtgcacatacacacgtgcacatgtgtgtgtgtgttcgtgtgtgtgtgttaatatgcTGCGAAGGTCAAACCCATAGAAGAGTTGCCTCCTCTCTTGAATCTTCCAGAGGTACCACTTGTTAAAGCGTTTGTATTAATCGCACTAGCCCCCAGCTTTTTAAGTGAGAGTTGGTCTCTGCAATTAGCCTGCCAGTGACTGACTCTCAGTGTCTATTTGACTTTTATTCCTCTCCGTCTTCCAATCCCAAATCATATTTCCACCTGGGATGCATCACTTTCACTCCCAGCATTCTGTAGGAAAGGAGGCGGGATGCGGGATGCTCTCTTCCCAAGAATAGTGCTCAGTAACAAACCAATCGCATTTTCGTTGGGCAGTGCACCTATCCACCCTCAGATCCCTTCCAGctgagcccctcccctccccccaccatgtgtttcttggttttccttttgtttgattGTCCCTCTGCCCCTCCTTCCTTGGATTGTAATGTAAAATTCTTTTACCATGTcaagaaattattaaaaatacagGTACTTTGACCTCTTTCTAAAGCTGCAGACCCTGGTGCTGTACTCTGGTGACTGAGGGACATAAGGGTCACACATGAGCATTCAGACACCCATCTTCACAGACACTCTGGCTAGCCTGTCGTGTGTGAACTTACTAGTTGAACCTTCATTCCTCTTCACAGTGCAAGAACTAATGGGAGGTGGTTCCTGCTGTGTGTTGACGCTCAATTGTGTGAAAGCTGCCTGTCTTCACCAGATTCCAggtccttcctggtgataccctGAGCTGCCAGCAGAGGCTGCTGTGGTTATGTGTGGGACCAGCAGCTCGGGCTGACCCTGTCGATCCAGTCCTTTTCCTCCATACCAGCTTgcctctacatacatacatacattcatacatacatacttacttcATACATACTTTTTTGAGGGAACTCCTGGTATTGGTTTATACTGACCCACAGTGCTCATAAGAGGCTTACATCCCTCTAAAATAACATGTCCTCACTTCCCTCCTGACAGTGAGACTCTTCATTGTCTATAGAGGTTTAAGGTCCCAGTAGGGGAGGGGCATCTACTCTATTCTATCCCAGAGTTTAGAGCCACTAGCTAcctgctctgcctgcctgcctccctccctccctccagggtTACTAAGCACTTGCTGTGTAAGGCTACATTTTAATCAAAAGCACTCCACAGAATACTTTTatgctttttatatatttattcggtttttttgtttgttttttaaagacccttctctgtgtagccttggctgtcctaggaccgctctaaagaccaggctggcctcaaactcaacagatcggcttgtctcctgagtgctgggattgaaggcatataGTACCTCTCCCTGgctatgctttttattttttaaggcagggtaTCACCTAGGTTGACCTATAATTCACTCATGTAGCTTAGTTGAACTCTCAGCACTCCTCTTGAGTGTTGGTATTATCAGTATAAATGACCATGCCTCATGCGCCTTCATAGGGAAGAAATTCAGGATATGTAGCCCCTTTAAGGCTACATAACTTGGACTGGATCATTGTATAGACCTAAACACAGCTCAACCTCAACCAGTCGTCTCTCTGACTGGATAGAGTAAGGCCTGGGTCTCCCAAGTCAGGCACTCATTAGGTCCCAGGTAGAGCTGACTGCTCATTGCTGAGTTGGGCGGTGGGTCTGGGAACTGGGAATGTAATTCTGCTAAGAGGTGTTTTGTTAGTACTTGTGTGTTagacagggaaaggaaggagtGTGTATCGAAACTGCCTTCTCAGGTAGTTCAGCTCCATTACCCACCCCATCCCTCTCACCTGTTCTAAATGATGACACGTAGTAGTTAGTGACCATTGGCAGTCAAAGTTTAGGGACAGGAGCAAGCTATGTAATGTCTTGAGCCAGAGCACAAGACAGAAAATTGGAACAGAACTACATAAAGCACGATCAGAGATTTCCTGTCCAGCCCACAGGGTGGAGTTTAGTCCATTCCTCTCCATCATCCTGAATATAAGCCTGCCACAATGTCAGACACCGATGAGCTCTCAGGACGGGGGGAGCTTCAGTGCCAGCCATGAATCTCaaggtgctgctgctgcttctggggCTGTCTTTCCTCACTGTCTTTGCTCTGGTCTATGTCCTGCTGACCAGGCAAGGCAGTTTCAGCCAGTCTCCTCGATGCCCTTCCATACCTCCCAGAATTCATCCCTGGACACACCCTAGCCAGAGCCAGCTGTTTGCAGACCTGACCCCAGAGGAGCTGACAGCTGTGATGAGCTTCCTGACCAAGCACCTGGGGCCGGGGCTGGTGGATGCAGCCCAGGCTCGACCCTCGGACAACTGTGTCTTCTCAGTAGAGTTGCAGCTGCCTGCCAAGGCTGCAGCCCTGGCCCACCTGGACAGAGGGGGGCCCCCACCTGTGCGAGAGGCACTAGCCATCATCTTCTTTGGTGGACAACCCAAGCCCAACGTGAGTGAGCTGGTGGTGGGGCCCCTGCCTCACCCCTCCTACATGCGGGATGTGACTGTGGAGCGCCACGGCGGCCCCCTGCCCTATTATCGGCGCCCCATGCAGAAAACTGAGTTTGTTCAGATATGGAGGCATTTGAAAGAAGTGGAGCTACCAAAGGCACCCACCTTTCTGGCTTCTGTCTTGAACTACAATGGCTCCACCTTGGCACCTTTGCATTCTACTGCTAGTGGTTTCCATGCAGGCGATCGAGCTACCTGGATAGCCCTCTACCATAACATCTCAGGTCTTGGAGTGTTCCTTCACCCTGTGGGGCTGGAGCTACTGTTGGACCACGGGGCCCTGGACCCTGCCGACTGGGTAGTCCAACAGGTCTTCTACCTTGGGCATTACTATGCAGACTTGGCCCAGTTGGAATGGGAGTTTAAAGTTGGCCGCCTAGAAGTGATTCGGGTCCCTCTACCCACACCAGGTGGAGCTTCCTCCTTGAGGCCTAGAGTCACTCCagaccctcctcttccccctcttcagtTCTCACTTCAGGGTCCCCAGTATAACATACAGGGAAACTCAGTGACATCTCCCCTCTGGACATTTACCTTTGGTCATGGGGTGTTCAGTGGCTTAAGAATTTTTGATATTCGGTTCAAGGGTGAGCGTGTGGCTTATGAAGTCAGTGTCCAGGAGTGTCTGACAGTTTATGGTGCTGATTCCCCCAAAACAATGACGATCCGGTACTTGGACAGCAGCTATGGGCTTGGTCTCAACAGCCGAGCTTTGGTTCGGGGGGTGGATTGCCCCTATCAAGCCACAATGGTGGACATCCATGTACTGGTGGGCACGGGGTCAGTCCAGCTGCTTCCAGgggct
This window encodes:
- the Psme3 gene encoding proteasome activator complex subunit 3, which translates into the protein MASLLKVDQEVKLKVDSFRERITSEAEDLVANFFPKKLLELDSFLKEPILNIHDLTQIHSDMNLPVPDPILLTNSHDGLDGPTYKKRRLDECEEAFQGTKVFVMPNGMLKSNQQLVDIIEKVKPEIRLLIEKCNTVKMWVQLLIPRIEDGNNFGVSIQEETVAELRTVESEAASYLDQISRYYITRAKLVSKIAKYPHVEDYRRTVTEIDEKEYISLRLIISELRNQYVTLHDMILKNIEKIKRPRSSNAETLY
- the Psme3 gene encoding proteasome activator complex subunit 3 isoform X1, whose amino-acid sequence is MEKWILKKMKYLQSGGLSPSNYNFKVDSFRERITSEAEDLVANFFPKKLLELDSFLKEPILNIHDLTQIHSDMNLPVPDPILLTNSHDGLDGPTYKKRRLDECEEAFQGTKVFVMPNGMLKSNQQLVDIIEKVKPEIRLLIEKCNTVKMWVQLLIPRIEDGNNFGVSIQEETVAELRTVESEAASYLDQISRYYITRAKLVSKIAKYPHVEDYRRTVTEIDEKEYISLRLIISELRNQYVTLHDMILKNIEKIKRPRSSNAETLY
- the Aoc2 gene encoding retina-specific copper amine oxidase isoform X1, with translation MNLKVLLLLLGLSFLTVFALVYVLLTRQGSFSQSPRCPSIPPRIHPWTHPSQSQLFADLTPEELTAVMSFLTKHLGPGLVDAAQARPSDNCVFSVELQLPAKAAALAHLDRGGPPPVREALAIIFFGGQPKPNVSELVVGPLPHPSYMRDVTVERHGGPLPYYRRPMQKTEFVQIWRHLKEVELPKAPTFLASVLNYNGSTLAPLHSTASGFHAGDRATWIALYHNISGLGVFLHPVGLELLLDHGALDPADWVVQQVFYLGHYYADLAQLEWEFKVGRLEVIRVPLPTPGGASSLRPRVTPDPPLPPLQFSLQGPQYNIQGNSVTSPLWTFTFGHGVFSGLRIFDIRFKGERVAYEVSVQECLTVYGADSPKTMTIRYLDSSYGLGLNSRALVRGVDCPYQATMVDIHVLVGTGSVQLLPGAVCVFEEAQGLPLRRHHNGIGGHFYGGLASSSLVVRSVSSVGNYDYIWDFMLHPTGALEARVHATGYINTAFMSGGAESLLFGNRVGERVLGAVHTHAFHFKLDLDVAGLKNWVIAEDAVFKPVAAPWNPELQLQRPQLTRYQLVVTQRKEAEPHSSSIYYQNDMRSPATVFADFINNETLLGEDLVAWVTASFLHIPHAEDIPNTVTVGNRVGFLLRPYNFFNEDPSIFSPGSVYFERDQDAGLCSINPVACTQQLADCVPNLPSFSYEGL
- the Aoc2 gene encoding retina-specific copper amine oxidase isoform X3, which translates into the protein MNLKVLLLLLGLSFLTVFALVYVLLTRQGSFSQSPRCPSIPPRIHPWTHPSQSQLFADLTPEELTAVMSFLTKHLGPGLVDAAQARPSDNCVFSVELQLPAKAAALAHLDRGGPPPVREALAIIFFGGQPKPNVSELVVGPLPHPSYMRDVTVERHGGPLPYYRRPMQKTEFVQIWRHLKEVELPKAPTFLASVLNYNGSTLAPLHSTASGFHAGDRATWIALYHNISGLGVFLHPVGLELLLDHGALDPADWVVQQVFYLGHYYADLAQLEWEFKVGRLEVIRVPLPTPGGASSLRPRVTPDPPLPPLQFSLQGPQYNIQGNSVTSPLWTFTFGHGVFSGLRIFDIRFKGERVAYEVSVQECLTVYGADSPKTMTIRYLDSSYGLGLNSRALVRGVDCPYQATMVDIHVLVGTGSVQLLPGAVCVFEEAQGLPLRRHHNGIGGHFYGGLASSSLVVRSVSSVGNYDYIWDFMLHPTGALEARVHATGYINTAFMSGGAESLLFGNRVGERVLGAVHTHAFHFKLDLDVAGLKNWVIAEDAVFKPVAAPWNPELQLQRPQLTRIWWLG
- the Aoc2 gene encoding retina-specific copper amine oxidase isoform X4; the protein is MNLKVLLLLLGLSFLTVFALVYVLLTRQGSFSQSPRCPSIPPRIHPWTHPSQSQLFADLTPEELTAVMSFLTKHLGPGLVDAAQARPSDNCVFSVELQLPAKAAALAHLDRGGPPPVREALAIIFFGGQPKPNVSELVVGPLPHPSYMRDVTVERHGGPLPYYRRPMQKTEFVQIWRHLKEVELPKAPTFLASVLNYNGSTLAPLHSTASGFHAGDRATWIALYHNISGLGVFLHPVGLELLLDHGALDPADWVVQQVFYLGHYYADLAQLEWEFKVGRLEVIRVPLPTPGGASSLRPRVTPDPPLPPLQFSLQGPQYNIQGNSVTSPLWTFTFGHGVFSGLRIFDIRFKGERVAYEVSVQECLTVYGADSPKTMTIRYLDSSYGLGLNSRALVRGVDCPYQATMVDIHVLVGTGSVQLLPGAVCVFEEAQGLPLRRHHNGIGGHFYGGLASSSLVVRSVSSVGNYDYIWDFMLHPTGALEARVHATGYINTAFMSGGAESLLFGNRVGERVLGAVHTHAFHFKLDLDVADRVSLFSPDHLGALYVDQFGLDFAVISCPCLPRAGLQV
- the Aoc2 gene encoding retina-specific copper amine oxidase isoform X2 translates to MNLKVLLLLLGLSFLTVFALVYVLLTRQGSFSQSPRCPSIPPRIHPWTHPSQSQLFADLTPEELTAVMSFLTKHLGPGLVDAAQARPSDNCVFSVELQLPAKAAALAHLDRGGPPPVREALAIIFFGGQPKPNVSELVVGPLPHPSYMRDVTVERHGGPLPYYRRPMQKTEFVQIWRHLKEVELPKAPTFLASVLNYNGSTLAPLHSTASGFHAGDRATWIALYHNISGLGVFLHPVGLELLLDHGALDPADWVVQQVFYLGHYYADLAQLEWEFKVGRLEVIRVPLPTPGGASSLRPRVTPDPPLPPLQFSLQGPQYNIQGNSVTSPLWTFTFGHGVFSGLRIFDIRFKGERVAYEVSVQECLTVYGADSPKTMTIRYLDSSYGLGLNSRALVRGVDCPYQATMVDIHVLVGTGSVQLLPGAVCVFEEAQGLPLRRHHNGIGGHFYGGLASSSLVVRSVSSVGNYDYIWDFMLHPTGALEARVHATGYINTAFMSGGAESLLFGNRVGERVLGAVHTHAFHFKLDLDVADRVSLFSPDHLGALYVDQFGLDFAVISCPCLPRAGLQVCTIIPSNTELFKGNYCDWRTTFLIHIATHA
- the Aoc2 gene encoding retina-specific copper amine oxidase isoform X5; its protein translation is MNLKVLLLLLGLSFLTVFALVYVLLTRQGSFSQSPRCPSIPPRIHPWTHPSQSQLFADLTPEELTAVMSFLTKHLGPGLVDAAQARPSDNCVFSVELQLPAKAAALAHLDRGGPPPVREALAIIFFGGQPKPNVSELVVGPLPHPSYMRDVTVERHGGPLPYYRRPMQKTEFVQIWRHLKEVELPKAPTFLASVLNYNGSTLAPLHSTASGFHAGDRATWIALYHNISGLGVFLHPVGLELLLDHGALDPADWVVQQVFYLGHYYADLAQLEWEFKVGRLEVIRVPLPTPGGASSLRPRVTPDPPLPPLQFSLQGPQYNIQGNSVTSPLWTFTFGHGVFSGLRIFDIRFKGERVAYEVSVQECLTVYGADSPKTMTIRYLDSSYGLGLNSRALVRGVDCPYQATMVDIHVLVGTGSVQLLPGAVCVFEEAQGLPLRRHHNGIGGHFYGGLASSSLVVRSVSSVGNYDYIWDFMLHPTGALEARVHATGYINTAFMSGGAESLLFGNRVGERVLGAVHTHAFHFKLDLDVAESPCLALITLELSM
- the Aoc2 gene encoding retina-specific copper amine oxidase: MNLKVLLLLLGLSFLTVFALVYVLLTRQGSFSQSPRCPSIPPRIHPWTHPSQSQLFADLTPEELTAVMSFLTKHLGPGLVDAAQARPSDNCVFSVELQLPAKAAALAHLDRGGPPPVREALAIIFFGGQPKPNVSELVVGPLPHPSYMRDVTVERHGGPLPYYRRPMQKTEFVQIWRHLKEVELPKAPTFLASVLNYNGSTLAPLHSTASGFHAGDRATWIALYHNISGLGVFLHPVGLELLLDHGALDPADWVVQQVFYLGHYYADLAQLEWEFKVGRLEVIRVPLPTPGGASSLRPRVTPDPPLPPLQFSLQGPQYNIQGNSVTSPLWTFTFGHGVFSGLRIFDIRFKGERVAYEVSVQECLTVYGADSPKTMTIRYLDSSYGLGLNSRALVRGVDCPYQATMVDIHVLVGTGSVQLLPGAVCVFEEAQGLPLRRHHNGIGGHFYGGLASSSLVVRSVSSVGNYDYIWDFMLHPTGALEARVHATGYINTAFMSGGAESLLFGNRVGERVLGAVHTHAFHFKLDLDVAGLKNWVIAEDAVFKPVAAPWNPELQLQRPQLTRQVLSREDLAAFPWGSPLPRYLYLATNQTNAWGHQRGYRIQIHSPPGVHVPLESSEERALSWGRYQLVVTQRKEAEPHSSSIYYQNDMRSPATVFADFINNETLLGEDLVAWVTASFLHIPHAEDIPNTVTVGNRVGFLLRPYNFFNEDPSIFSPGSVYFERDQDAGLCSINPVACTQQLADCVPNLPSFSYEGL